Proteins encoded together in one Plasmodium cynomolgi strain B DNA, chromosome 9, whole genome shotgun sequence window:
- a CDS encoding hypothetical protein (putative), which yields MQGGNQNEEENPMRSLGHNALVELLNNNNSDRGSETGEDIRKGEKEVDTMYSLEGDNLRRKKKSSKGKKKRADGRAEKKRKQELPTGKSIKQSSDRDPNEEDTKMLKHPSPSLDKYTSGKTDRERNKSYLRMMNKYNLFFGNGKKPHFIMPKRDHMMVRKNIPVGGFNPHSRTTIKRDMYDDATDDVDNDSHHDSEKNDKFFFLKKSNVRGEIMDGARAPMLGGFLSENEIKRDGRGGARSRGENGDSPDGRPRSSSPSGAPSEDPSEKPSEKLRDNLSDNLSDNLSDNLSDNLSVKPSDDWRDTENTPDMHTTGEKEKESSHAVMSYDVKGNLSTEITHLGERSQINECHKQVGNVKLSRKRRNKKDSDTETKKLHKSWYDIETTDSIEKEATLTSLHSSSVKYESNKKRVVSIHPDDLISEVEKVNTLETPALLHKKDFQSDLAKAVKIEEKDSPDVQTVLRRNEGNKKSHDMDSQPPTDSISQVDPFNHEDFIFLDFDPIKEEYVEIKKTLQRYKKKRELTEDQGEKMHHDSNGEDNLEKKSGKEKLKDKKEKQSCHQNDENVHIKKNFNHLKERMRRGKIRIISYDFVRNLCYILRLPS from the exons ATGCAGGGTGGaaatcaaaatgaagaggaaaacCCCATGAGGTCTCTCGGGCACAATGCCCTGGTCGAATTGCTTAACAATAATAACAGTGATAGAGGGAGTGAAACTGGGGAGGATATACGGAAGGGAGAGAAGGAGGTTGACACGATGTACTCCTTAGAAGGAGACAatttaagaaggaaaaagaaatcatcaaaggggaaaaaaaaaagggccgaCGGAAgggcggaaaaaaagagaaaacagGAATTGCCAACGGGGAAAAGCATAAAACAGTCATCAGATAGGGATCCTAACGAAGAGGacacaaaaatgttaaagCACCCCAGTCCCAGTCTTGACAAATACACCTCCGGAAAGACAGACCGAGAGAGAAATAAAAGCTACCTCCGCATGATGAACAAGTATAACCTGTTTTTTGGAAATGGTAAAAAACCCCATTTTATAATGCCAAAAAGAGATCATATGATGGTGAGAAAAAACATCCCTGTCGGTGGGTTCAATCCACATAGTAGGACGACCATTAAGAGAGACATGTATGATGATGCCACTGATGATGTCGATAACGATTCCCATCAtgatagtgaaaaaaatgacaagtttttttttttaaagaagagTAACGTACGTGGAGAAATCATGGATGGGGCTCGGGCCCCCATGTTGGGGGGATTTCTCTCCgagaatgaaataaaaagggatgGAAGGGGCGGTGCACGCAGTAGGGGTGAAAATGGAGACAGCCCAGACGGACGCCCCAGGAGTAGCAGCCCTAGTGGAGCCCCCAGTGAAGACCCCAGTGAAAAGCCGAGTGAAAAGCTGAGAGATAACCTGAGTGATAACCTGAGCGATAACCTGAGCGATAACCTGAGTGATAACCTGAGTGTAAAACCCAGTGACGACTGGCGTGACACAGAGAACACACCTGACATGCACACAACaggagagaaagaaaaagaaagcagcCATGCCGTCATGTCATATGATGTGAAAGGAAATTTGAGCACAGAAATCACTCACTTAGGGGAAAGGTCCCAGATAAATGAATGCCATAAGCAGGTCGGAAATGTCAAGCTAAgtagaaaaaggagaaacaaaaaggatagTGATACTGAAACGAAGAAACTGCACAAGTCATGGTATGACATAGAAACGACTGACTCGATCGAAAAAGAAGCCACTCTCACTTCTCTCCATAGCAGTAgtgtaaaatatgaaagtaATAAAAAGCGTGTTGTGAGCATCCACCCAGACGATCTCATAAGCGAAGTGGAAAAGGTAAATACCCTCGAAACTCCTGCTCTGCtacataaaaaggattttCAATCTGACCTTGCGAAGGCTGTCAAAATAGAGGAAAAGGACTCCCCCGATGTGCAAACGGTGCTGCGAAGAAATGAGGGAAACAAGAAAAGTCACGATATGGATAGCCAACCTCCCACTGACAGCATCAGTCAAGTGGACCCCTTCAACCACGAggatttcatttttctcgaCTTTGACCCGATAAAGGAGGAATACgtggaaattaaaaaaacactgcagaggtacaaaaaaaaacgggaattGACGGAAGACCagggtgaaaaaatgcaccacgactcaaatggggaagacaatttggaaaaaaaaagtgggaaggaaaaattaaaagataaaaaagaaaaacagagTTGTCAtcaaaatgacgaaaatgttcatattaaaaaaaattttaatcactTGAAAGAGAGGATGCGTCGGGGAAAAATACGAATAATCAGTTACGACTTTGTGCGCAATTTGTGTTACATCTTA CGTCTTCCCAGCTGA